From Rhododendron vialii isolate Sample 1 chromosome 7a, ASM3025357v1:
AAAtgcccatttttttaaattaggtaATGGGGAGCGACCAGATGGGATTCCGAAGATTTTTGGGCAGGATTTGTACTCGGGCAGATCCCAACTTAGGGAAAAACTTGCTGTTAGAAAGGCTGGGGAGAAGCCATGGGAAGCATACTCAAATGGGAATCGGACTCCATTCCCAAACGCTCGAAATGGACCTCATGGATCAAGTTGGACACAATTCCAGGGTGTGAAGCAAGTGGCCACAGCAGGAATTTACAGTCCTCACACTCCATCAAACAATCTACCAGAGGTCATCAATGGTGTTAGGGACGAGTTTCGGCTTAATCATTATCAGCCTCAAAAGGCAGCTGCACCTATGCAAATTGATTTTACAGGTGGGGCCACTTCGAGGCCTCCTATAACTTCCCATCCGGTTAGTGTTGAGTCTGAGCATTCAGATGTGGAGGCTTCAGGTAAGGACGAGCTGGCTGGCCCAGTTGATGAAAAGCGGCctcgaaaaaggggaagaaagcCTGCGAACGGAAGAGAAGAACCGCTCAATCACGTGGAGGCTGAGaggcagaggagagagaagctGAACCAGCGGTTCTATGCTTTGCGAGCCGTTGTGCCAAATATTTCAAAGATGGACAAAGCCTCTCTTTTGGGAGATGCCATTGCTTACATCACGGAGCTCCAGAAAAAGCTCAAGGACATGGAATCGGAGAGGGAAAATTTGGGGGCTAACCCGATTTTAGAAAATCAAACAAGGGTTCCTGACATTGAAATCCAAGCTACTGGACATGATGAAGTGGTTGTAAGGGTTAGTTGCCCTTTGAATACCCACCCAGTATCAAGAGTCATCCAAGCATTCAAAGAGGCACAAATCACAGTTCTTGAGTCAAAACTTGCAACTGGGAATGAGACGATATTTCATACGTTTGTGATCAAGTCTCAGGGATCCGAACAGATTACGAAGGAAAGATTGGTTGCAGCGTTTTCTCATGAATCCAACTCGATGCAGCCTTTATAGTTACAAGAGAACTGGATTTTTAACGTAGTTTGTAGGCAAACATATGTATCGAGAAGTCATTGGAAAAGCTTCTGCAGATGTTTTGATATGCAGAAAGGGATCAGTAAAATAACTACCTGTTGACAAAGTAGGGCAGCAAATCTTTATTTTATCTGGTTGTTTATAGTATACATATTCTGTGATAAGGAAGTATTCTTGCAGGATGAATTAAATTTGTAAGTTCAACCAACTCTTCAATTGTTTCTTGTTTAGAGGCTGATAAATTTATACAGTAggattgttttgattttaacaCTGTACTGTCTAGTTGTCTCCTATTTTGGTGCTCGTTATATGTTTTCGCTAGAGCTATTTTGTTTCATCTTTTGCATGGTCTTTCATTCACCCTTCATTGTTAAACTTGGTGTCGGCATGAATAATCACTCGTTTTATGGGAAATTTGTTTTCCACATTCAAAGGTTGAGATTCATTTGTGACGAAACGTGAGTGAAGAAGTAACATTCATAAAATTTCAAGATAAGTGGGAGACAAAATTGTCCATTAAGGGAAAGGGACAATAGTACTTTTCAAACCATGTGGAATATGTGGGAGaaccgtcaaaaaaaaaaaaacaaactagtCCTTGTTAGCATAAATATCTTGATATGAAATGGACATTGTGCATTTAGATGCCATGTTTGACTATTCTCATTTGATTGGCTACGGATGAATCAACGAcatctcgttttttttttaaattttccttctCCATTTTCTTAGCTACCAAACAGGCCTCCCGATCAGTCCGTAGATGAACATGAAAAGGGGGAAGCCAGAAGATTAAAATCCTGTTTCTCAATTTCTAACAAAAGTTTTGAGTATTGCTTTTTTGCTATAAATATATTAGTCGCCAGTCTTCTAACCAGAGATATTTGAATCACaattgttgtaacgaacgctatgaatgcaagctaagaacgagaaattgaaaactaaacaagaaatcacaaagacagaagatgtacgtggttccccaagatgggtacgtccacgggcgaggagagagaggattcactaaccaacgtgaagaagagatacaaagagccgactataatccgtaactctataaaggccacaatatgaaagcccaaaagataaagattagaagtaccccaaaagccttatttataataggctacaaaaacgggaacaacataattaaccaatgtgagactaaagaatacaaggcattcccaacaattctccaccttgacttgaattccaccgaactaaatcaccaaatatagctatccccttctaacctctcactcgccaaatgcccccgaggggcgatcaactgcaaataccaagcaagctcaagcaatgcttgaacttggcaaccggaaccggtttagtcaacatatctgctgggttatctgccgtacccactttcttcacctcaacttgcttctgtgagatgatatcccgaacgaagtgatacctgacatcgatatgcttagtcctctcatgatacatcagatttttagtcaaatgtatagcactctgcgaatcacaaaatactgaactcacaccctgtgcaagaccaagctcacaaagcaaacctctcatccacaatgcctccttcacagcttcagcaatggccatatactccgcttctgttgtagacagcgcaactgtagcctgtaaagtagctttccaactaatggcacttccggacagagtaaagacataacctgtcagagacctcctcttatcgtggtcaccggcaaaatccgaatcaacataaccaacagcatgatcaccagaattgacaatcccaaacaatagaccaacacctgcagttccgcacaaataccgtagtatccatttcacagcctcccaatgtgcctttcctggacgccccatataacgactaacgacactaattgcatgtgaaatatcaggacgagtacatagcatggcgtacataaggctcccaactgcgcacgaatatggaacctgagacatatacttctcctcatcctccgactgtggtgacaactcagctgaaagtcgaaagtgtgctgccaaaggggtactgactggcttcgagttctgcatggcaaagcgctcaagtactttaagaacataagacttctgattcaaaaataatttgccagctactcgatctctgcaaatctccatacccaaaatacgttttgccgcacccaaatctttcatctcaaattcaccacctaactgttgtttcaacctgttgatttctgacacactcttggcagcaataagcatatcatcaacatacaacagtagataaacaaatgaaccatctggaagttttcgaaaatatacacaactgtcatactcacttcttgaatatgactggcttatcataaaagtatcaaactgcttataccactgcctaggggattgcttgaggccatacaaagatttacgaagtaaacaaacgtgatcctccttaccagaaacaacaaatccctcaggctgatgcatataaatctgttcctcaagctcgccgtgcaaaaacgcagttttgacatcaagttgctctaactcaagatcataacatgcaacaatagcaagtaaagtgcgaatggaactatgttttacaactggtgaaaatacctcattgtagtcaacaccctccttctggctgtatcctttcgccactagccgagctttaaaccgagcgtcttctacccctggaatacctggtttgcgcttgaagatccacttgcatccaacaatcctcttccctttcagcggttctactaactcccatgtctgattcttctgaagagactcaatctcctcattcatagcaacaaaccactgtgcagactcagcgctCAAAATAGGttccgtatagcttgaaggctcctcatactcaactgtttcagcaactgataaagcataggccaccatctcagaataagccgaatacctttcaggaggccgaatctccctccttggcctatctttagcaatagtgcgtggttgctcaactaatgcatcaacctctgtgtctgaactcttgaactcctcttcaattggcttctcaatgtgcttcttccctgagtcggaagattcacccaaaaactccacctgctttggaacactatgttcttgaactgtatcatcaacctgcttagaccccttaatcagataattttcatcaaaagtcacatccctactgatcaaaaacttcaaatcatcagagcaccataacctgtaccctttaacacctgctgcataacccaagaaaatacacttcttggcccgtggctccagtttaccttcattcacatgagcgtaagctggacacccaaaaacacgcaacacagaataatcagccggatgacctgaccatacctcaaacggagtcttacactcaatagcagtcgacggagacctgttcaccaaatagcatgttgtggaaacggcttcagcccaaaattctttgcccaatccggaattggacaacatacaacgtgccttctccaaaagagtcctgttcattcgttcagccacaccattttgctgaggggtttttctcactgtgtgatgcctcacaatgccctcatcactacaaaatctatcaaactcgccaagacaaaacttcataccattatcagttcgcaaacgttttattttcttaccagtctgattctcaatcaaagttttaaactgtttgaatgtattaaaggcgtcactcttatgtttcaacatatacacccaaactttacgagagaaatcatcgataatactcataaaatatcgaaaaccacctttagaagttacctctgcgggaccccaaagatccgagtgaaaataa
This genomic window contains:
- the LOC131332389 gene encoding transcription factor MTB1-like — translated: MKVEVCMGDGGWSEEDKAMGAAVLGTRGFDYLISSSVSAECSLMSVGSDENFQNKLSDLVERPNASNFSWNYAFFWQISRSKAGDLVLGWGDGSCREPREGEESEYTQTAHSRLEEVTQQRMRKRVLQKLHTLFGGSDEDSYAFGLDKVTDTEMFFLASMYFSFPRGEGGPGKCFESGKHVWISNSLKTLSDYCVRSFLAKSAGIQTIVLIPTDVGVVEFGSLRSIPESFELVKSIRASFSSFSSLAKAKPTEDVNAHFFKLGNGERPDGIPKIFGQDLYSGRSQLREKLAVRKAGEKPWEAYSNGNRTPFPNARNGPHGSSWTQFQGVKQVATAGIYSPHTPSNNLPEVINGVRDEFRLNHYQPQKAAAPMQIDFTGGATSRPPITSHPVSVESEHSDVEASGKDELAGPVDEKRPRKRGRKPANGREEPLNHVEAERQRREKLNQRFYALRAVVPNISKMDKASLLGDAIAYITELQKKLKDMESERENLGANPILENQTRVPDIEIQATGHDEVVVRVSCPLNTHPVSRVIQAFKEAQITVLESKLATGNETIFHTFVIKSQGSEQITKERLVAAFSHESNSMQPL